The following are encoded together in the Lathyrus oleraceus cultivar Zhongwan6 chromosome 3, CAAS_Psat_ZW6_1.0, whole genome shotgun sequence genome:
- the LOC127129746 gene encoding uncharacterized protein LOC127129746 → MENVEKWKFVYQRRLSLERELGKDAFEYKKVMSLIQEARLMKTVTGFGKCYEMLVKEFIVNISKRSKEFRKVYVRGRCVNFSPKIINRFLGRNEEEQVVVEVYDNVIYREITTKQVKEWPWKQKLSASALSVKYAVLHRIGAANWVPTNHTSDIDTGLGKFIYIVGTKSNFDFGSYVFYQTMKHAASYAVKMPIAFPSLICGVIQSQHPGVLINSDDTCKRDPPLLLHYRLFTRKHVPDIVMTSRQTPSRPTNRTCILTELKDTCKTLDETINSYIKRKSKIEILIKAMSEEEEGLKGDGINEE, encoded by the coding sequence ATGGAGAATGttgaaaaatggaaatttgtttATCAAAGAAGATTATCACTGGAAAGGGAATTGGGGAAAGATGCTTTTGAATATAAAAAGGTGATGAGTCTGATTCAAGAGGCTAGATTAATGAAAACTGTAACTGGTTTTGGAAAGTGCTATGAAATGCTTGTCAAGGAATTTATTGTGAACATATCCAAGAGGAGCAAGGAGTTTAGAAAAGTGTATGTCAGAGGAAGATGTGTGAATTTTTCTCCTAAAATAATCAACAGGTTCTTGGGAAGGAATGAAGAAGAACAAGTTGTAGTTGAAGTCTATGACAATGTCATCTACAGAGAGATTACTACTAAGCAAGTGAAGGAATGGCCATGGAAACAGAAACTATCTGCTAGTGCCTTGAGTGTCAAATATGCTGTCCTCCACAGGATTGGAGCTGCAAATTGGGTTCcaaccaatcatacctctgatATAGATACTGGGCTAGGTAAGTTTATTTATATTGTTGGAACCAAGTCAAATTTTGATTTTGGATCCTATGTTTTTTATCAAACTATGAAGCACGCTGCCTCTTATGCTGTGAAAATGCCAATAGCTTTTCCATCATTGATTTGTGGGGTTATTCAGAGTCAACACCCTGGTGTCTTAATCAACTCTGACGATACATGCAAAAGGGACCCTCCCCTCTTATTGCATTATAGGTTGTTCACTAGGAAACATGTCCcagacattgtcatgacatctagACAGACACCTTCCAGGCCTACTAACAGAACATGCATCCTAACTGAGCTAAAAGATACCTGCAAGACCTTGGATGAAACTATAAACAGTTATATTAAAAGGAAAAGCAAGATTGAAATATTGATTAAGGCCATGtctgaagaagaagaaggtttgaaaggtgatggaataAATGAAGAATAG
- the LOC127129747 gene encoding uncharacterized protein LOC127129747, which produces MADRHRGRGRPRTQNLDYEPPSGSEGVPQEAAGGSFREFFCMNPPEFHGGLNPVKAQEWITSMERIFQIVHCSEENKVVFTSHMMKGPTLRQGTMIVVAYAEKFEDMVAYSRQAAYAHDERWKIDQFLFGLRGEISHSVSQREFTTYAKLLRQCYVAENSLRKVQEERDQYRSG; this is translated from the exons ATGGCTGATAGACACAGAGGTCGTGGTAGACCCAGAACCCAGAATTTAGACTATGAACCGCCAAGTGGTAGTGAag GGGTTCCACAAGAAGCTGCAGGTGGTAGTTTCCGAGAATTCTTCTGCATGAATCCTCCTGAATTCCATGGTGGGTTGAATCCTGTGAAGGCTCAGGAGTGGATAACCAGCATGGAAAGGATTTTTCAGATAGTGCATTGTAGTGAAGAGAATAAGGTTGTGTTTACTTCTCACATGATGAAGGGTCCAACT CTTAGACAGGGTACTATGATAGTAGTTGCGTATGCTGAGAAGTTCGAAGATATGGTTGCTTATTCTAGACAGGCCGCGTACGCACATGATGAGAGATGGAAGATTGATCAGTTTCTTTTTGGTCTAAGGGGTGAAATTTCTCATAGTGTTTCACAAAGGGAATTCACTACTTATGCTAAATTGTTAAGGCAATGTTATGTGGCTGAGAACAGTTTGAGGAAAGTTCAAGAAGAAAGGGATCAATATAGGAGTGGATAG